Proteins encoded in a region of the Clostridium beijerinckii genome:
- a CDS encoding sigma 54-interacting transcriptional regulator: MKVKELMTKKVLVLKPNNTFEEAAKLFIENGIDGAPVVDRDGKLISIVTKTDLMKAILNKLEMNTKLETLNLKKVITINSEMNIEDVLKYNVGRLPVIDKNNKIIGIITHTDFINDLVEKISKKCRDMKNTKLGLTELDSIIECSYDGIYITDGEANTIKINNAYESITGLKRAEVLGRNMKDLEKEGVISQSATLLVLKNRKTTTIQQEFKTGVKVLVSSNPIFDKNGKIIMVVTNVRDVTQLYELKEQLQKNKEITLKYVSEIEEMRTQLLNTSEIVAEDHKTIEIIQLANRIAKVDTTILMLGETGAGKDQIAKHIHKVSKRSKKQFIKVNCGAVPASLIESEFFGYEKGAFTGANKEGKIGLFEMASGGTIFLDEVGELPMDMQVKLLRVLQEMEVVRIGGTKPIKIDVRVLAATNRDLEDMIKKKQFREDLYYRLNVIPLYIPPLRERKHDILPLINFFLTQLNKKYNFNKVFASDALSCMYEYNWPGNVRELKNIVERAVIMSEDDKIKRSDLPKNIIGSNGMIVTLNTFEEGINLKETLDAIEKKLIKKAYDKYGNVRAAAKSLGIDASTFVRKRQKYIKEEI, encoded by the coding sequence GTGAAAGTAAAAGAATTGATGACAAAAAAGGTATTGGTATTAAAACCTAATAATACATTTGAAGAGGCAGCAAAGCTTTTTATTGAAAATGGCATAGATGGAGCACCCGTTGTAGATAGAGATGGGAAGTTAATTAGCATTGTAACAAAAACAGATTTAATGAAGGCTATTCTTAATAAATTGGAAATGAATACAAAGCTAGAAACTTTAAATCTTAAAAAAGTAATAACAATTAATAGTGAAATGAATATAGAAGATGTATTGAAATATAATGTTGGTCGTCTTCCAGTTATAGATAAAAACAATAAGATTATAGGGATAATTACTCATACAGATTTTATTAATGATTTGGTTGAAAAAATTTCAAAAAAATGTAGAGATATGAAAAATACAAAGTTAGGATTAACTGAGTTAGACTCTATTATTGAGTGCTCTTATGATGGGATTTATATAACAGATGGGGAAGCTAATACTATAAAAATAAATAATGCCTATGAGAGTATTACAGGACTTAAAAGAGCAGAGGTTTTAGGAAGAAATATGAAAGACCTGGAGAAAGAAGGTGTTATATCTCAGTCAGCTACTCTTTTAGTGCTAAAGAATAGAAAAACCACTACGATTCAACAGGAATTCAAAACAGGAGTAAAGGTTCTTGTGAGCAGTAACCCAATCTTTGATAAGAATGGAAAAATAATTATGGTGGTTACAAACGTAAGAGATGTAACACAACTTTATGAGTTAAAAGAACAACTTCAAAAGAATAAAGAAATTACTCTTAAATATGTTTCTGAAATCGAAGAAATGAGAACTCAATTATTAAATACTTCAGAAATTGTTGCAGAAGATCATAAAACTATTGAAATTATCCAGCTTGCCAATAGAATTGCTAAAGTGGACACTACGATTCTTATGCTCGGAGAAACCGGAGCAGGAAAGGATCAAATAGCAAAGCATATACACAAAGTAAGCAAACGAAGTAAAAAACAATTTATTAAAGTTAATTGTGGTGCAGTACCTGCAAGTTTAATAGAATCTGAATTTTTCGGATATGAAAAAGGTGCTTTTACTGGAGCAAATAAAGAAGGTAAAATAGGTTTGTTTGAGATGGCTTCTGGAGGGACTATTTTCCTCGATGAAGTTGGAGAACTTCCAATGGATATGCAGGTTAAGCTTCTAAGAGTGCTTCAAGAAATGGAAGTAGTACGAATTGGAGGAACAAAGCCTATAAAAATTGATGTTAGAGTACTAGCTGCAACAAATAGAGATTTGGAAGATATGATAAAGAAAAAACAATTTAGAGAGGATTTGTATTATAGGCTCAATGTCATACCGCTATATATTCCACCCCTTAGAGAAAGAAAGCATGATATTTTGCCATTAATTAATTTTTTTCTCACACAGCTTAATAAAAAGTACAATTTCAATAAGGTATTTGCTTCAGATGCTTTAAGTTGTATGTATGAATATAATTGGCCTGGGAATGTTAGGGAGCTAAAAAATATTGTTGAGAGAGCTGTAATAATGAGTGAGGATGATAAGATAAAAAGGTCAGATCTTCCTAAAAATATTATTGGCTCAAACGGCATGATTGTAACTTTAAATACTTTTGAAGAAGGTATAAATTTAAAAGAAACCTTAGATGCCATAGAAAAGAAATTAATTAAGAAGGCATATGACAAGTATGGTAATGTCAGAGCAGCAGCAAAATCACTAGGAATAGATGCATCAACCTTTGTAAGGAAGAGGCAGAAATATATAAAAGAAGAAATTTAA
- a CDS encoding GNAT family N-acetyltransferase yields MSNINNDNNLGNIRKARIEDLETIVKFNYNLAKETEDKELNLEILSNGVKAMIEDSSKGQYYVYEINGRVVGQIMFTYEWSDWRNGMFLWVQSVYVDSEYRKKGIYKKLYHNVKNICDNNDGIAGIRLYVEKENINAKATYESLGMSECNYNMYEYEK; encoded by the coding sequence ATGAGTAATATTAACAATGATAATAATTTAGGAAACATAAGAAAAGCAAGAATTGAAGATTTAGAAACTATAGTAAAATTTAATTACAATCTAGCAAAGGAAACAGAGGATAAAGAACTTAATTTAGAAATTCTAAGCAATGGTGTTAAGGCGATGATAGAAGATTCATCAAAAGGGCAATACTATGTTTATGAAATAAATGGCAGAGTAGTTGGACAAATTATGTTTACATATGAATGGAGTGATTGGAGAAATGGTATGTTTCTCTGGGTACAAAGTGTATATGTAGATTCTGAGTATAGAAAAAAAGGCATTTATAAGAAGTTGTATCATAATGTTAAAAATATATGTGATAATAATGATGGAATAGCTGGCATAAGATTGTATGTAGAAAAAGAAAATATAAATGCCAAAGCAACATATGAGTCACTTGGGATGAGCGAATGTAATTATAATATGTATGAATATGAAAAATAA
- a CDS encoding acyl-protein synthetase has protein sequence MIDEIINNEQFKCLQKDKEKKLLSILRPQIDKSRINENLNIMYKKLGVNINDINSLEEVPFIPVNMFKHFELRTCSEESVVRILNSSSTTGNIPSKIYIDKETSIRQSQGLISTLTSFLGSYRRPMLIIDSKEVNKKSDYLTARGAAIRGVSSFGKSLTYAMDLVDDNIILNIERLKEFEEKYKDTDILVYGFTYIIWTRFVNVLKEKNIKLNMPKIKILHSGGWKKLNAQKVEKKEFNRSVAEVFGTDPENIIDFYGMVEQLGVVFLDCEFGYKHVPDFGEIIIRDFSTLKEVEKGQYGFIEVMSGLTSSYPGQAILTEDIGEFIGVDDCKCGRTGKYFKFKNRVDKSETRGCGDTFAEKRDKK, from the coding sequence ATGATAGATGAAATTATAAATAATGAGCAATTTAAGTGTCTGCAAAAGGACAAAGAAAAAAAGCTTTTGAGCATTCTAAGGCCCCAGATAGATAAAAGTAGAATAAATGAAAATTTAAACATTATGTATAAAAAACTAGGAGTTAATATAAATGATATAAATTCTCTTGAAGAGGTTCCCTTTATTCCTGTAAATATGTTTAAGCATTTTGAGCTTAGGACTTGTAGTGAAGAAAGTGTAGTTAGAATATTAAACTCAAGTTCCACAACTGGAAACATTCCGAGCAAGATATATATTGATAAGGAAACATCTATAAGACAATCTCAAGGATTAATATCAACTCTAACAAGTTTTTTGGGATCGTATAGAAGACCAATGCTAATAATTGATAGTAAAGAAGTTAACAAAAAAAGTGACTATCTAACTGCAAGAGGCGCGGCAATAAGAGGAGTAAGCAGTTTTGGAAAGAGTTTAACTTATGCTATGGATTTGGTAGATGATAACATCATACTTAATATAGAACGACTTAAAGAATTTGAAGAAAAGTACAAAGATACAGATATATTAGTATATGGATTTACTTATATTATCTGGACTAGGTTTGTTAACGTACTAAAAGAAAAAAATATAAAATTAAACATGCCGAAAATTAAAATACTTCATAGTGGAGGCTGGAAAAAATTAAATGCCCAAAAAGTTGAAAAGAAAGAGTTTAATAGATCTGTGGCTGAAGTATTTGGAACTGACCCTGAAAACATAATTGATTTTTATGGAATGGTTGAACAGTTAGGCGTAGTTTTTCTTGACTGTGAATTCGGATATAAACATGTACCTGATTTTGGAGAAATTATCATAAGAGATTTTTCAACGCTTAAAGAAGTGGAAAAAGGTCAATATGGCTTTATAGAGGTTATGAGTGGACTTACTTCGAGTTATCCGGGGCAGGCTATATTAACTGAGGATATTGGTGAATTTATAGGCGTAGATGATTGTAAATGCGGAAGAACGGGTAAATACTTTAAGTTTAAAAATAGAGTAGATAAATCTGAAACAAGAGGATGTGGAGATACTTTTGCAGAAAAGAGGGACAAGAAATGA
- a CDS encoding NifU family protein: MSEIMVDKINNAINTKIKPLLAEYNGDIELVEVRDGVAYVKLLGACSGCPSARFTMEEVISCVLKEIPEIKDVQLVDPISREMLNFARELLSK; encoded by the coding sequence ATGAGCGAAATCATGGTAGATAAAATTAATAATGCTATCAATACTAAAATAAAACCATTACTTGCCGAGTATAATGGAGATATTGAGCTTGTAGAAGTTAGAGATGGCGTAGCTTACGTAAAACTTTTAGGCGCATGCAGTGGCTGTCCTTCTGCAAGGTTTACTATGGAAGAAGTAATTTCCTGCGTATTAAAAGAGATACCGGAAATAAAAGATGTACAACTTGTTGATCCAATTAGCAGAGAAATGCTTAATTTTGCTAGAGAGCTACTTAGCAAATAA
- a CDS encoding 4-hydroxyphenylacetate 3-hydroxylase family protein, with product MPLKTKEQYIESLRKLNLKVYMFGKPVDNVVDNPIIRPSLNSVAMTYELAQMPEYEDLMTATSNLTGEKVNRFAHLHQSTDDLIKKVKMQRLLGQKTASCFQRCVGMDAFNALYSSTYEIDKVCGTNYHENFNKFLKYVQENDLTVDGAMTDPKGDRGLSPSKQADGDLYLRVVERREDGVVVRGAKCHQTGMLNSHEVVVMPTIALTPNDKDWAISFAVPTDAEGIIHIYGRQSCDTRKLEPGADIDLGNAEFGGQETLTIFDNVFVPNERIFLNGETDFAGMIVERFAGYHRQSYGGCKVGVGDVLIGAAAVAADYNGAHKASHVKDKLIEMTHLNETLFSCGIACSAMGSKTEAGNYYIDNLLANVCKQNVTRFPYEICRLAEDIAGGIMVTMPSEADFKDEKIGPYIDKYLRGVNSVSTENRMRILRLIENICLGTAAVGYRTESMHGAGSPQAQRIMIARQGNLAAKKKIAKKIARIEE from the coding sequence ATGCCATTAAAAACAAAGGAACAATATATTGAAAGCCTTAGAAAGTTAAACCTAAAAGTGTACATGTTTGGAAAACCAGTTGACAATGTTGTTGATAATCCAATCATAAGACCATCTCTTAATTCAGTTGCTATGACTTATGAATTGGCACAAATGCCAGAGTATGAAGATTTAATGACAGCTACTTCTAATTTAACAGGGGAAAAAGTAAATAGATTTGCTCATTTACATCAAAGCACAGATGATCTTATTAAAAAAGTGAAGATGCAAAGATTACTTGGTCAAAAAACCGCATCATGTTTCCAAAGGTGCGTTGGTATGGATGCTTTTAATGCACTATACAGTTCAACATACGAAATAGATAAAGTTTGTGGAACAAATTATCATGAAAACTTTAATAAGTTTTTAAAATATGTTCAAGAAAACGACTTAACCGTTGATGGTGCAATGACTGATCCTAAGGGGGACAGAGGATTATCGCCAAGTAAACAAGCTGATGGAGATTTATACTTAAGGGTTGTTGAAAGAAGAGAAGATGGGGTAGTTGTTAGAGGAGCAAAATGTCACCAAACCGGAATGTTAAATTCTCATGAGGTAGTAGTAATGCCTACAATAGCTTTAACTCCAAATGATAAGGATTGGGCAATATCTTTTGCAGTGCCTACAGATGCTGAAGGAATAATTCATATATACGGAAGGCAATCTTGTGATACAAGAAAATTGGAGCCAGGTGCTGATATAGATCTTGGAAACGCTGAGTTTGGTGGACAAGAAACATTAACAATATTTGATAATGTATTTGTACCAAATGAAAGAATTTTCTTAAATGGAGAAACTGATTTTGCTGGAATGATCGTTGAAAGATTTGCAGGATATCATAGACAAAGTTATGGTGGATGCAAAGTTGGAGTTGGAGATGTTCTAATTGGAGCTGCTGCAGTAGCTGCTGATTATAACGGAGCTCACAAAGCATCTCATGTTAAAGATAAATTAATAGAAATGACTCACTTAAATGAAACTTTATTCTCTTGTGGTATTGCATGTTCAGCAATGGGTTCTAAAACAGAAGCTGGAAATTATTATATTGATAATCTGCTAGCAAATGTATGTAAGCAAAATGTTACAAGATTCCCTTATGAAATATGTAGACTTGCAGAAGATATTGCTGGAGGAATCATGGTTACTATGCCATCAGAAGCAGATTTTAAAGATGAAAAGATAGGACCATATATAGATAAATATTTGAGAGGTGTAAACTCAGTTTCAACAGAAAATAGAATGAGAATATTAAGATTAATAGAAAATATTTGTTTAGGGACTGCAGCTGTCGGATATAGAACAGAATCAATGCATGGAGCTGGATCACCACAAGCTCAAAGAATTATGATAGCTAGACAAGGAAATTTAGCAGCTAAAAAGAAAATAGCTAAGAAAATAGCTAGAATTGAAGAATAA
- a CDS encoding acyl-CoA reductase translates to MIGCFMLGDKFYEEPKKLQSLDAIIEELNKNRETIYSYPSEAMIEIINEYSKILCSDRKFLSYEGVPFLVLWLKKDNIKKLLRQDLKKQEFLDDFIEIADNKFMKAQPRGVVCHFMAGNVPTLPIYYLVQAIICRNVNLCRIPIVSIDTAIELLKPLKDIVINFRGEKYYGSTLLKSISIINFSSNDLKLNTEMSQAADVRVICGGEEAVNTLSVLPKKTTCKDVIFGPKYSFAVFEKSAMESLKITKAFDNFAKDIISFDQRACSSPQVLFIEKSTVGINEAAQMLSESLEKVLKRYPKVEINQGAAANIINKRGEYLLSLEKDIICSKDLSYTILIDKEIMLEEPVQHTTIFLKEVEDIFEVCKLITPRIQTIGIASENNSRIINFANKVSLHGVDRLVKVGLMNLYDSPWDGILFMSEIVKWTILNLN, encoded by the coding sequence ATGATAGGCTGCTTTATGTTAGGAGATAAATTTTATGAGGAACCTAAGAAGCTTCAAAGTTTAGATGCAATTATAGAAGAGCTTAATAAAAATAGAGAAACAATTTATTCGTATCCATCAGAAGCTATGATTGAAATAATTAATGAATATAGTAAAATATTATGTAGCGATAGAAAGTTTTTAAGCTATGAAGGTGTACCATTTTTGGTATTATGGCTAAAGAAAGACAATATTAAGAAGCTTCTACGCCAAGATCTAAAAAAACAAGAATTCCTAGATGATTTTATAGAAATAGCAGATAATAAATTTATGAAAGCTCAACCGAGAGGGGTAGTGTGCCATTTCATGGCTGGCAATGTTCCTACTCTTCCAATATATTATTTAGTTCAAGCCATTATTTGTAGAAATGTTAATTTATGCAGGATACCTATTGTCAGTATAGATACTGCAATTGAACTTCTAAAACCTTTAAAAGATATTGTAATTAATTTTAGAGGAGAAAAATATTATGGAAGTACCTTATTAAAGAGTATTTCAATTATAAATTTTTCAAGTAATGATTTAAAATTAAATACTGAAATGTCACAGGCAGCGGATGTAAGAGTAATATGCGGCGGTGAAGAAGCCGTTAACACATTGTCAGTTCTGCCTAAGAAAACCACATGTAAGGATGTTATATTTGGACCTAAATATTCCTTTGCTGTATTTGAAAAATCTGCGATGGAAAGTCTTAAGATAACTAAAGCCTTCGATAATTTTGCAAAGGATATAATAAGCTTTGATCAAAGAGCATGCTCTTCTCCTCAAGTGTTATTTATTGAAAAATCTACTGTAGGTATTAATGAAGCAGCACAAATGCTTTCAGAATCTTTAGAAAAGGTTTTAAAACGATATCCTAAGGTTGAAATTAATCAAGGAGCAGCTGCAAATATAATTAATAAAAGAGGGGAATATCTTTTATCTTTAGAAAAAGATATAATATGCAGTAAAGACCTCAGTTATACAATTTTAATAGACAAAGAAATAATGTTAGAAGAACCTGTGCAGCATACAACTATATTTTTAAAAGAGGTTGAAGATATATTTGAGGTTTGCAAGCTAATAACTCCAAGGATACAAACTATTGGAATAGCTTCTGAAAACAATAGCAGGATTATAAATTTTGCAAATAAAGTCAGCCTGCATGGTGTTGATAGGCTAGTTAAAGTGGGTCTCATGAATTTGTATGATTCACCTTGGGATGGAATACTCTTTATGAGTGAAATAGTTAAATGGACAATTTTAAATCTAAATTAA
- a CDS encoding class I adenylate-forming enzyme family protein: MTFTDYVFEFSSELNKTAIIDKKNISYSDLYCKVLMISHNIKKINIVKEDKILLISENSPFFIESYFGIIKSGCTCVPLNPTLSKNDIEYIINSCNPKAIFIEKRFLDNMRNLINKDIKIVTEETLNNLLLDKECTSNNREEEEIDFKNSVAVILFTSGSTARPKGVMLTHHNLCHNTNSIIEYLSLNSEDRIEVVLPFYYCFGTSLLHTHLRVGGSLVINNKFMFPETVLDDIEKYECTGFAGVPSNYQILLRKSSIKDRNLKSLRYVAQAGGRLPDSFIKEVRQALVGVDVFIMYGQTEATARLSYLPPNMLDEKMGSIGKGIPGTLLKVIDKEGNEVKVDEIGEVVALGENIMKGYFNDEEETRKVIRNGYLYTGDLATVDEDGYIYIVAREKQIIKSGGNRISPKEIENIIIQIPSVIEAAVIGIQDDILGEAVKAFVVLNDEVLKVDEKYIIDYCKDKLPSYKIPKYVVFLEGLPKNSSGKVMMGDLK, translated from the coding sequence ATGACCTTTACTGACTATGTTTTTGAATTCTCCTCAGAGCTTAACAAAACTGCAATAATTGATAAGAAAAATATCAGCTATAGTGATTTGTACTGTAAGGTACTGATGATATCTCATAATATAAAGAAAATTAATATAGTAAAGGAAGATAAGATTCTATTAATAAGTGAGAATTCACCTTTTTTTATAGAAAGTTACTTTGGAATAATAAAAAGCGGGTGCACTTGTGTACCCCTAAATCCTACTCTAAGTAAGAATGATATTGAGTATATAATTAATAGTTGCAATCCTAAAGCAATTTTTATTGAAAAACGTTTTTTAGATAATATGCGAAATTTGATTAATAAAGATATTAAGATAGTTACTGAAGAAACATTAAATAATCTTCTATTAGATAAAGAATGTACTAGTAATAATAGAGAAGAAGAAGAAATTGATTTTAAAAATAGTGTGGCTGTAATATTATTTACATCTGGTTCTACAGCAAGACCAAAAGGAGTAATGCTTACGCATCATAATCTCTGTCATAACACTAATTCCATAATAGAATATTTAAGCTTAAACAGCGAGGATAGGATAGAAGTTGTCTTACCATTTTACTATTGTTTTGGAACATCGTTGCTTCATACACATTTAAGAGTTGGCGGTAGCTTAGTAATAAACAATAAATTCATGTTCCCAGAAACAGTTCTAGATGATATAGAAAAATATGAATGTACAGGCTTTGCAGGGGTTCCAAGTAATTATCAAATTTTACTTAGAAAATCTAGTATTAAAGATAGAAATTTGAAAAGCCTAAGATACGTCGCTCAGGCAGGAGGAAGACTTCCTGATAGTTTTATTAAAGAAGTAAGACAAGCTCTTGTAGGAGTAGATGTATTTATAATGTATGGACAAACTGAAGCAACTGCAAGACTTTCGTATCTTCCACCTAATATGCTTGATGAAAAAATGGGTTCAATAGGTAAAGGCATTCCTGGAACTTTGCTTAAAGTAATTGATAAAGAAGGAAATGAAGTAAAAGTGGATGAAATAGGTGAAGTGGTGGCTTTGGGTGAAAATATAATGAAGGGTTACTTTAACGATGAAGAAGAAACGAGAAAGGTCATTAGAAATGGTTATTTATATACCGGTGACTTGGCTACAGTAGATGAAGATGGTTATATTTATATTGTGGCAAGGGAAAAACAAATCATAAAAAGTGGTGGAAATAGAATAAGTCCTAAAGAAATTGAAAATATTATAATTCAAATTCCAAGCGTTATAGAAGCAGCAGTAATTGGAATTCAAGACGATATATTAGGAGAAGCAGTAAAAGCATTTGTAGTATTAAATGATGAAGTATTAAAAGTTGATGAAAAGTATATAATTGACTATTGCAAAGATAAATTGCCGTCCTATAAAATACCTAAATATGTGGTATTTTTAGAGGGTCTTCCAAAAAATTCTTCTGGTAAAGTAATGATGGGGGATTTGAAATGA
- a CDS encoding acyl carrier protein, whose translation MSNLGTFNKIIKSVWSIENLDEIEDGFGPDEIEAWDSLSHIELVVALEEEFEISMAVQDISRLYTIGDIKNTLRKYGVEI comes from the coding sequence ATGAGTAATTTAGGAACTTTCAACAAAATAATAAAATCTGTTTGGAGTATTGAAAATTTAGATGAAATTGAAGATGGTTTTGGTCCAGACGAAATTGAGGCATGGGATTCACTTAGCCATATTGAACTGGTAGTAGCCCTTGAGGAAGAATTTGAAATATCTATGGCAGTTCAAGATATTTCAAGGTTATATACTATAGGAGATATCAAAAATACATTGAGAAAATATGGGGTTGAAATATGA
- a CDS encoding N-acyl homoserine lactonase family protein, with product MKVYVLDTGYLETDKNNVVGGATMGTYSQPHVQNKWIKLPVMSILIDHPDGKILYDVGSNPEAMNGYWPKNLQEVYPLYQTKEQRLENQLALCGTKPEEIKKVIISHMHLDHAGNLDMFRHADVYVPKADFMQAQTQVRLNENPLTHGGYIKADMDVSVKQYHLVEEDFEFAKGIEIVNLPGHTPGLLGIVVHLENEGTLIFPQDCVYSSEIYGPPAKASGLLYDSLSFFKSIEKVRALEKKYDAKVFFAHDEEFFKTIKLAPEFYE from the coding sequence ATGAAAGTATATGTTTTAGACACGGGATATTTAGAAACTGATAAAAATAATGTAGTAGGTGGAGCTACTATGGGAACATATAGCCAGCCGCATGTACAAAATAAATGGATTAAGCTACCTGTAATGTCTATTTTAATAGATCATCCAGATGGAAAAATATTATATGATGTAGGAAGCAATCCAGAGGCTATGAATGGTTATTGGCCAAAAAACCTTCAAGAAGTTTATCCATTATATCAAACAAAAGAACAAAGACTAGAAAATCAATTGGCTTTATGTGGTACAAAGCCAGAAGAAATAAAGAAAGTAATAATTTCTCATATGCATTTAGATCATGCAGGAAATTTAGATATGTTTAGACATGCAGATGTATATGTACCAAAGGCAGACTTTATGCAAGCTCAAACTCAAGTAAGGTTAAATGAAAATCCGTTAACACATGGAGGCTATATTAAAGCTGATATGGATGTTTCAGTAAAGCAATATCATTTAGTTGAAGAGGATTTTGAATTTGCAAAGGGTATAGAAATAGTAAATTTACCAGGTCATACACCAGGATTACTTGGAATAGTAGTTCATTTAGAAAATGAAGGTACATTAATCTTCCCACAAGATTGTGTATATAGTTCAGAAATTTATGGCCCACCAGCTAAGGCATCAGGATTACTTTATGACAGTCTTTCTTTCTTTAAATCAATTGAAAAAGTAAGAGCTTTAGAGAAAAAATATGATGCAAAAGTATTTTTTGCTCATGATGAGGAGTTCTTTAAAACAATAAAACTTGCTCCTGAGTTTTATGAATAA
- a CDS encoding acetyl-CoA hydrolase/transferase family protein, whose product MSWKDLYKSKVVTADEAVRKIKSNDRVVTGHACGEPKEIIDAMVRNKDLYENVEIVHMVSMGKSEYCKPEMAVNFHHNSIFAGGTTREAIVDGRADFTPCFFSEVPKMFREGTLPVDVALVQLSVPDEHGYCSFGVSNDYTKPAAEAAKIVIAELNDKMPRTLGDSFIHVSDIDYIVETSNDIIELKPPKIGEVEKAIGENCAKLIEDGSTLQLGIGAIPDAVLLFLKEKKDLGIHSEMISDGVVELIEAGVITNKAKTLHPGKSVVTFLMGTKRLYDYVNGNPSVAMYPVDYVNNPCVIAENYKMVSINSCIQVDLMGQVAADTIGLKQFSGVGGQVDFVRGAAMAKGGKSIIAMPSTASKGKLSRIVPILDEGATVTTSRNDIHYVVTEFGIAELKGKTLKERARALINVAHPDFRETLIEEWEKRFKVKF is encoded by the coding sequence ATTAGCTGGAAAGATTTATACAAGAGTAAGGTAGTTACAGCTGACGAAGCTGTAAGAAAAATTAAATCGAATGATAGAGTAGTAACTGGACATGCTTGCGGAGAGCCAAAAGAAATTATAGATGCTATGGTTAGAAACAAAGATTTATATGAAAACGTAGAAATTGTTCATATGGTATCAATGGGTAAAAGTGAATATTGTAAGCCTGAAATGGCTGTTAATTTTCACCACAATTCTATATTTGCAGGTGGAACAACAAGGGAAGCTATTGTTGACGGAAGAGCAGATTTTACGCCATGCTTTTTCTCGGAAGTACCAAAAATGTTTAGGGAAGGTACTTTGCCAGTAGATGTAGCACTCGTTCAATTAAGTGTTCCTGATGAACATGGTTATTGTAGCTTTGGAGTTTCAAATGACTACACAAAACCTGCTGCAGAGGCCGCTAAAATTGTTATTGCGGAATTAAACGACAAGATGCCAAGAACACTCGGAGATTCATTTATACATGTTTCTGATATAGATTATATAGTTGAAACTTCAAATGATATTATTGAGCTTAAGCCACCTAAAATAGGAGAAGTCGAAAAGGCTATTGGTGAAAACTGTGCAAAGCTAATTGAAGATGGTTCTACACTTCAATTAGGAATTGGTGCAATTCCAGATGCGGTACTATTATTCTTAAAGGAAAAAAAGGATCTTGGAATTCATTCGGAAATGATATCTGATGGAGTAGTTGAATTAATAGAAGCAGGTGTAATAACAAATAAAGCAAAAACTTTACATCCTGGAAAATCTGTAGTTACATTTTTAATGGGCACTAAGAGGCTTTATGATTATGTTAATGGAAATCCTAGTGTTGCCATGTATCCTGTAGATTATGTAAATAATCCATGTGTTATAGCAGAAAATTATAAGATGGTATCTATAAACTCATGTATTCAGGTAGATCTTATGGGACAAGTTGCGGCTGATACAATTGGACTTAAACAGTTCAGTGGTGTAGGTGGACAAGTTGACTTTGTAAGAGGAGCAGCAATGGCTAAAGGTGGTAAATCAATAATTGCAATGCCATCAACTGCAAGTAAAGGAAAACTTTCAAGAATAGTTCCAATTTTAGATGAGGGTGCAACTGTTACAACTTCTAGAAATGATATTCATTATGTAGTAACTGAGTTTGGAATAGCTGAATTAAAAGGCAAAACTTTAAAAGAAAGGGCTAGGGCATTAATAAATGTTGCACATCCTGATTTTAGAGAGACACTTATTGAAGAATGGGAAAAGAGATTTAAAGTTAAATTTTAA